From a single Raphanus sativus cultivar WK10039 chromosome 3, ASM80110v3, whole genome shotgun sequence genomic region:
- the LOC108847755 gene encoding VQ motif-containing protein 18-like, with translation MVRESMDVNQYHQSFNEASSSRVSLSKNSQVISKIKPKIRIIHICAPEVIETDVKNFRSLVQSLTGKAAAGEAKTGKKRARARIPRSQEPVCGDHQPVNRLTGFTGLLANEGDHQVKEEWGSGDQTTSNTNTYFDLEGLIKDVREDYYFP, from the coding sequence ATGGTGAGAGAATCCATGGATGTCAATCAATATCATCAAAGTTTTAATGAAGCGTCGAGTTCTAGGGTTTCCTTGAGCAAGAATTCACAAGTAATATCCAAGATCAAGCCCAAGATTCGCATCATCCATATATGCGCACCGGAGGTAATCGAGACCGACGTCAAGAACTTCCGTTCACTTGTCCAAAGTCTAACCGGAAAAGCCGCAGCCGGAGAGGCAAAAACCGGTAAAAAGAGAGCCAGAGCGAGAATTCCAAGGTCTCAAGAACCGGTTTGCGGAGATCATCAGCCGGTTAATCGGCTTACGGGTTTCACCGGTTTATTAGCGAACGAAGGCGACCATCAGGTAAAAGAAGAATGGGGATCCGGTGATCAGACTACTTCAAACACAAACACATACTTCGACCTAGAAGGTTTGATTAAAGATGTAAGAGAAGATTACTACTTCCCATGA